From a region of the Candida albicans SC5314 chromosome 1, complete sequence genome:
- the RBT4 gene encoding Rbt4p (Pry family protein; required for virulence in mouse systemic/rabbit corneal infections; not filamentation; mRNA binds She3, is localized to hyphal tips; Hap43-induced; in both yeast and hyphal culture supernatants; Spider biofilm induced), whose protein sequence is MKFSQVATTAAIFAGLTTAEIAYVTQTRGVTVGETATVATTVTVGATVTGGDQGQDQVQQSAAPEAGDIQQSAVPEADDIQQSAVPEAEPTADADGGNGIAITEVFTTTIMGQEIVYSGVYYSYGEEHTYGDVQVQTLTIGGGGFPSDDQYPTTEVSAEASPSAVTTSSAVATPDAKVPDSTKDASQPAATTASGSSSGSNDFSGVKDTQFAQQILDAHNKKRARHGVPDLTWDATVYEYAQKFADQYSCSGNLQHSGGKYGENLAVGYADGAAALQAWYEEAGKDGLSYSYGSSSVYNHFTQVVWKSTTKLGCAYKDCRAQNWGLYVVCSYDPAGNVMGTDPKTGKSYMAENVLRPQ, encoded by the coding sequence ATGAAGTTTTCTCAAGTTGCCACTACTGCTGCCATTTTTGCTGGTTTAACCACTGCTGAAATCGCCTATGTCACCCAGACTCGTGGTGTTACTGTTGGTGAAACTGCCACCGTTGCTACAACTGTTACCGTTGGTGCAACTGTCACTGGTGGTGACCAAGGTCAAGATCAAGTTCAACAATCAGCTGCTCCAGAAGCTGGTGATATTCAACAATCAGCTGTTCCAGAAGCTGATGATATCCAACAATCAGCTGTTCCAGAAGCTGAACCCACTGCCGATGCTGatggtggtaatggtatTGCAATTACCGAAGTCTTTACCACTACCATTATGGGTCAAGAGATTGTTTATTCCGGTGTTTATTACAGTTATGGTGAAGAACATACCTATGGAGACGTTCAAGTTCAAACCCTCACTATTGGGGGTGGCGGCTTCCCTTCAGATGACCAATATCCTACAACTGAAGTTTCTGCTGAGGCTAGTCCATCTGCTGTTACTACTTCTTCTGCTGTTGCTACTCCTGACGCCAAAGTCCCAGACTCTACTAAAGACGCTTCTCAACCCGCTGCTACTACAGCTAGTGGCTCCTCTTCTGGTAGTAATGACTTTAGTGGTGTTAAAGATACCCAATTTGCTCAACAAATCTTGGATGCTCACAACAAAAAACGTGCTAGACATGGTGTTCCAGATTTGACTTGGGATGCTACTGTTTACGAATATGCTCAAAAATTTGCTGATCAATACAGTTGTTCTGGTAACTTGCAACACTCTGGTGGTAAATATGGTGAAAACTTGGCTGTTGGTTATGCTGATGGTGCTGCTGCTCTTCAAGCTTGGTACGAAGAAGCTGGTAAGGACGGATTAAGCTACAGTTACGGTTCTTCTTCTGTATACAACCATTTCACTCAAGTTGTCTGGAAATCAACCACCAAACTTGGTTGTGCTTACAAGGATTGTCGTGCTCAAAACTGGGGATTATACGTTGTTTGTTCCTACGACCCAGCTGGTAACGTTATGGGTACTGATCCAAAGACTGGTAAATCTTATATGGCTGAAAATGTCTTGAGACCAcaataa
- the PUT3 gene encoding Put3p (Zn(II)2Cys6 transcription factor; has similarity to S. cerevisiae Put3, a transcription factor involved in the regulation of proline utilization genes) produces the protein MDSQEPSEEKKIANALINSDTIPLDLQPPSSPSVSSPMTSTRSNLETSSPLNTNTSLNPRQKRASLACIRCRTRHIRCPGGDPCRKCQLAKSKCEYVEADKKIVVSMKYLSKLHDEIARLKKDNAGLRNNLKEQELKRVDAQQGRPQFANTTPANRVSPLSMASNVMGSQNFSQPHSQTPQTIPSSLTQTPLANGEVIHPSLDKYGRLIQSRTGEKVYVGSSSMTLFGLEIQNMVPSFVSSSLLSNTSSSTTPAPSPSSSDQTLPPPPTQQQQSHQLPNNSSPKQEHYQGKRESKILEKEGNAYKITLSKTKTRPGLSINFELPSYSYAMLLVDTFINYNDGCFYFFNEGLIKRFLMNLYSGKAVENKRILRRNTLQTKSPDQDENTIKKDTDDETILETIWFCKILLIFAIGEMYLGTESSTHARRQKLENMKRSKEKREKHALPGSAFFYQASELFTGLFASGAIDNITKDGGIEVMLLYAFYLQVADCTIASYFYFGLALRAALILGWHVDADKENLNRFELEHRRRIWWTVYMYERMLSSKAGLPLSFADDSVSTELPIDFKIDLTDFPRDEHDVRGYYIFPPADYINNCVTITQINAVILSSLYTKQPSFNILPVVTDLVQRLMAWKTSLPKYLDVDYSVDNPKVSRLVTNLMTEYFQGINLAVRPLLFHFATKKLKELQMQNTQNKYIDLTKYSKNVLTLLNASFQASINTIKSIWSLLQDNMVALFGWMDREYLFTSASTLILFNASFGVHEATRDHLDHALILFTKMKRLGNYPAALRRAQLLKLINVLDFNGVMAELLEKHDDDNNNNNNNTSSRSSSNNSKTLPGSAITNTSDNNVEPFLNPPPIRPGDLDFLQFTNVQGNEGTDGMDGVSNANVGVVGIGDVYANQDLTGIEGLTYLDAEQKLWSDITNEAGWLNMHSAEKDTNITERDPLDEGFIFNTASPDVGTSVHSGYSNLINHEFQDFMDQS, from the coding sequence ATGGATTCACAAGAGCCTTCggaggaaaagaaaattgcaaatgcattaattaattcagATACCATTCCACTTGACTTACAACCACCATCCTCACCATCAGTTTCGTCGCCGATGACATCCACCAGAAGCAATCTAGAAACCCTGAGTCCATTAAATACCAATACATCTTTAAACCCCCGTCAGAAAAGGGCGTCTTTGGCTTGTATAAGATGTCGAACACGTCATATTCGGTGTCCTGGAGGTGACCCCTGTAGGAAATGTCAATTGGCAAAATCGAAATGTGAATATGTTGAAGCcgacaaaaaaattgttgtatCAATGAAGTATCTTTCCAAACTACATGACGAAATAGcaagattgaaaaaagataatGCTGGATtaagaaataatttaaaagaacaagaattgaaacgGGTTGACGCACAACAGGGAAGACCCCAATTTGCAAATACAACACCAGCCAACCGAGTTTCTCCCCTATCCATGGCTTCGAATGTAATGGGGTCCCAGAACTTTTCTCAACCACATTCCCAAACACCTCAAACAATACCTTCGTCCTTAACACAAACACCATTAGCAAATGGAGAAGTGATTCATCCGTCGTTGGATAAATACGGAAGATTAATTCAGTCACGTACAGGTGAAAAAGTATATGTTGGGTCATCATCTATGACGTTGTTCGGATTGGAAATTCAGAATATGGTCCCATCATTTGTTTCAAGCTCGCTTCTACTGAACACAAGTTCTTCTACCACCCCAGCTCCATCACCCAGTAGTAGTGATCAAACACTTCCACCGCCACcaacacaacaacaacaactgcaCCAATTACCAAACAATTCATCACCCAAACAAGAACATTACCAGGGAAAAAGAGAATCCAAGATTTTAGAGAAAGAGGGTAACGCCTACAAGATTACTTTatccaaaaccaaaacgAGACCAGGATTGTCGATTAACTTTGAACTACCGTCGTACTCTTATGCGATGTTATTGGTTGATACatttatcaattacaaTGACGGAtgcttttattttttcaatgaagGGTTAATCAAGCGATTTCTAATGAACTTGTACTCTGGTAAGGCAGTTGAAAACAAACGAATATTACGACGCAATACTCTCCAAACAAAAAGTCCCGATCAGGATGAAAATACTATCAAAAAAGATACTGATGATGAGACGATTCTAGAAACCATTTGGTTTTGCAAAATCTTACTTATATTTGCCATTGGGGAAATGTACTTGGGGACAGAATCCAGCACACATGCCCGAAGACAAAAATTGGAGAATATGAAACGTAGCAAAGAAAAGCGGGAAAAACATGCATTACCTGGCTCAGCATTTTTCTATCAAGCTTCAGAATTATTTACTGGTCTTTTTGCTTCGGGTGCTATTGATAATATCACCAAAGATGGTGGTATCGAAGTCATGCTTCTATATGCATTTTATTTGCAAGTGGCTGATTGTACAATAGCATcgtatttttattttgggTTAGCCTTGAGAGCAGCATTGATTTTGGGCTGGCATGTTGATGCAGACAAAGAGAATTTGAATCGATTTGAATTGGAACATAGAAGAAGGATATGGTGGACTGTGTACATGTATGAACGAATGCTATCATCGAAAGCCGGATTACCCTTGAGTTTTGCTGACGATTCAGTATCAACTGAATTaccaattgatttcaaaattgatttgacaGATTTCCCTAGAGATGAACACGATGTTAGAGGGTATTATATTTTCCCACCAGCAGACTATATTAACAATTGTGTCACGATTACCCAAATAAATGCGGTTATTTTGTCATCGTTGTATACCAAACAACCGTCTTTCAACATTTTGCCGGTGGTTACTGATTTGGTTCAAAGGTTAATGGCATGGAAAACATCTTTACCTAAATATCTTGATGTTGATTATTCAGTTGATAATCCTAAAGTATCACGATTAGTGACCAACTTAATGACAGAATATTTCCAAGGGATTAATTTAGCGGTGCgtccattattatttcattttgcaactaagaaattgaaagaattgcAAATGCAAAATACTCAAAATAAGTATATTGATTTGACAAAATATTCAAAGAACGTTTTAACATTATTGAATGCATCATTCCAGGCGTCAATAAACACTATCAAAAGTATATGGTCTCTTCTTCAAGACAATATGGTGGCATTATTTGGTTGGATGGATAGAGAGTATCTATTCACTTCAGCTTCAACGTTGATATTGTTCAATGCTTCTTTTGGTGTTCATGAAGCAACCAGAGATCATTTGGATCATgcattgattttgtttacGAAAATGAAAAGATTGGGCAATTATCCTGCAGCTCTTAGACGTGCACAgttgttgaaattaatcaatGTGTTGGATTTCAATGGAGTCATGGCAGAGTTATTAGAAAAGCATGATgatgacaataataataacaacaacaacactaGCAGCAGAAGCAgtagcaacaacagcaagaCATTGCCGGGATCGGCAATTACAAATACCTCCGACAATAACGTAGAGCCATTTTTGAACCCACCACCTATTAGACCAGGTGATTTGGACTTTTTGCAATTTACAAATGTGCAAGGAAACGAAGGAACTGATGGTATGGATGGTGTTTCTAATGCTAATGTTGGAGTGGTTGGTATTGGCGATGTTTATGCCAATCAAGATTTGACTGGTATTGAAGGTCTTACGTATCTAGATGCTGAACAAAAGTTATGGAGTGATATTACGAATGAGGCTGGTTGGTTAAATATGCATTCTGCCGAAAAGGATACCAATATAACGGAAAGAGATCCATTGGATGAAGGCTTTATATTTAATACTGCATCGCCTGATGTTGGCACTAGTGTCCATTCAGGGTATTCAAACTTGATAAACCATGAATTTCAAGATTTCATGGATCAATCTTAG
- a CDS encoding uncharacterized protein (Ortholog of C. dubliniensis CD36 : Cd36_06550, C. parapsilosis CDC317 : CPAR2_209030, Candida tenuis NRRL Y-1498 : CANTEDRAFT_111035 and Debaryomyces hansenii CBS767 : DEHA2F25300g) codes for MDFSDRAPLSLDRDRVTCLLLINTHLIKKCCNIYNTMLNNQQLMQQMTPENRAMLSNVYNNYIRRLQCNLATLNYLYEKYHSTQHSPVAAKASFPMILSAPPDMPELNQLYSKLQELYPEAVQYFKIKFEESRKQQAFPAPQQNQPPPQQHSLHQQLPPQPQPQSQPSLQQQQGLQLPSNVPSQPVQQQSFRQLSTGSESGPQIIPQRAPPPPQQQQPPPIPPQQQLQQQFQQQLQQQQLPQQPQQLQQPQQPQQSQSFDDLLLTDGFNPSSDSLGGTGPGDFNPNYNNGSFQLSTLSPQQILQQANENTPISQDFLF; via the coding sequence ATGGATTTTTCAGATAGGGCACCATTATCACTAGATAGGGATAGAGTAACCTGCTTGCTTTTGATTAATACTCActtgataaaaaaatgttgtaatatatataatacCATGctaaataatcaacaattgatgCAACAAATGACACCAGAAAATAGGGCCATGTTATCAAATGTATACAATAATTATATTAGAAGACTCCAATGCAACTTGGCTACTTTGAACTATTTATATGAAAAATACCATTCGACACAGCATCTGCCTGTGGCAGCCAAGGCAAGTTTCCCTATGATATTGTCTGCCCCTCCAGATATGCctgaattgaatcaattatattcaaAGCTTCAAGAGTTGTATCCCGAGGCAGTGcaatattttaaaattaaatttgaagagAGTAGAAAGCAGCAGGCATTTCCGGCACCACAGCAAAATCAACCTCCGCCACAACAACATTCacttcatcaacaactcCCACCTCAACCGCAACCGCAATCCCAACCTTCacttcaacaacagcaagGACTTCAACTCCCTTCTAATGTTCCGTCTCAACCTgtgcaacaacaaagttTCCGCCAACTATCTACAGGTTCAGAATCAGGTCCTCAAATTATACCTCAAAGAgctccaccaccaccacagcaacaacaaccgcCGCCAATACCACCACAGCAGCAactccaacaacaatttcaacagcagcttcaacaacaacagctcCCGCAACAGCCtcaacaacttcaacaacCTCAACAGCCTCAGCAATCACAATCTTTTGACGACTTGCTTTTAACAGATGGGTTTAACCCATCCAGTGACAGTCTTGGTGGAACAGGTCCTGGTGATTTTAACCCTAACTACAATAATGGTTCGTTCCAGTTGTCTACACTTTCCCCTCAACAGATATTACAACAGGCCAATGAGAATACGCCTATATCTCAAGATTTCttattttga
- the MEF2 gene encoding Mef2p (Putative mitochondrial translation elongation factor; caspofungin induced), with protein sequence MIYYSGRTKRIGNVDEGDTVTDYLPSERERGITIQSAAITLPWNQHKINIIDTPGHADFTFEVIRSLRVLDGAVTILDAVAGVEAQTEKVWKQASALNLPKVVYVNKMDRPGAGFSRTVQEVIQKLETRVVLCNLPYFETNKESDLEFKGVIDVIHQKLLKWNETDANGNEISVVNIDETTPDLLQILEKSRESMVETLGEYDERIIDSFLEHDENYLKIPPMLLDQVIRKATIDNYLTPVFCGASFRNIGVQPLMDGITKYLPSPLETSLPQITKNGKDVTKKVDGEKGLVVANDNNLTLALAFKVMTHSTRGPMTFVRVYSGKLNAASNLINTRTGKKLLIRKLLVMHGDSPEEVKSISAGNIGVIPGYETDFQTGDTLVSSAVAKRNFTAKDSAYRLLPIDIPPPLFNAAIEPHTAGDEAYMKQCVETLIREDPSLKVHLDKEMGQVVLSGMGELHLDIVRERLVNDMKAKVNLKDVVVSYKESFVGKREKEAVITNEEIEVAVTLSHIEDARDYVGQEGALVIEEDNNVILLSETASSEHVRATIDERRWKCENNLEELKEAILNGCLTALQMGGPILGFPLHSTLVTVNRWNVPVEVAQEQALNLMNASRQAVQSLKDEKKDFSILEPIMSTKVYVDSNDLGEVSHDLTQRCKAMIVEIQDQSTQNLETAAWAKDEAAKVYVPPDYTIKKNVSKFDDIANKKIIVAETPLREMIGYLSKLRALTRGRATFDMTLIGMRRAVGNRVDSIVEEYKF encoded by the coding sequence ATGATCTACTACAGTGGGAGAACCAAAAGAATCGGAAATGTGGATGAAGGTGACACAGTAACAGATTATTTGCCTTCTGAGAGAGAAAGAGGAATAACTATTCAACTGGCGGCAATTACCCTTCCATGGAACCAacacaaaatcaatattattgacACCCCAGGACATGCTGATTTCACATTTGAAGTCATTAGATCTTTGAGAGTACTAGATGGGGCAGTTACTATTCTAGATGCAGTGGCTGGAGTAGAGGCACAGACAGAAAAAGTTTGGAAGCAAGCAAGCGCATTAAACTTGCCAAAGGTTGTATACGTCAACAAGATGGATCGCCCTGGTGCCGGTTTCAGCAGGACTGTGCAAGAAGTCATTCAGAAATTAGAAACAAGAGTTGTACTTTGTAACCTACCATACtttgaaacaaacaaagaGAGTGATTTGGAATTCAAAGGGGTGATTGATGTGATAcatcaaaaattgttgaaatggAATGAAACGGATGCCAATGGCAACGAAATATCAGTAgtaaatattgatgaaacaACACCAGATTTGTTACAGATTTTAGAAAAATCCCGAGAATCTATGGTGGAGACACTTGGCGAGTATGACGaaagaattattgattCGTTTTTAGAGCATGATGAGAACTATTTAAAGATACCACCCATGTTGTTGGACCAAGTGATCAGAAAGGCCACGATTGACAATTATTTGACGCCAGTTTTTTGTGGTGCATCATTCAGAAATATAGGTGTTCAGCCGCTAATGGACGGAATCACAAAATACTTGCCATCTCCATTGGAAACAAGTTTACCACAGATAACCAAGAACGGCAAAGACGTGACAAAGAAAGTTGATGGTGAAAAGGGCCTCGTGGTTGCAAATGATAACAACTTGACTCTTGCATTGGCATTCAAAGTGATGACACATTCTACTCGTGGCCCAATGACATTTGTAAGAGTATACAGTGGCAAACTTAACGCAGCATCAAACTTGATAAATACAAGAACAGGCAAAAAGCTACTTATAAGAAAGCTATTGGTTATGCATGGGGACAGTCCAGAAGAAGTGAAGAGTATTAGTGCTGGTAACATAGGTGTCATTCCCGGTTACGAGACTGATTTTCAAACCGGAGACACTCTTGTGTCTAGTGCAGTGGCAAAACGGAACTTTACGGCAAAAGATTCGGCTTATAGGTTGTTGCCCATCGATATCCCACCTCCTTTATTTAATGCTGCCATTGAACCTCATACGGCTGGAGATGAGGCATACATGAAACAATGTGTTGAAACACTCATTCGTGAGGATCCTTCATTGAAAGTTCATTTGGATAAAGAGATGGGACAAGTAGTGTTAAGTGGAATGGGTGAATTGCATTTGGATATTGTCAGGGAAAGATTGGTTAACGACATGAAGGCAAAAGTAAACTTGAAGGATGTCGTTGTATCGTACAAAGAATCATTTGTTGGGAAAAGAGAAAAGGAGGCTGTTATCActaatgaagaaattgaagtGGCCGTGACTTTATCACATATTGAGGATGCTAGAGATTATGTTGGCCAAGAAGGTGCATTAGTGATTGAAGAAGACAACAATGTCATACTATTGAGTGAGACTGCGCTGTCCGAACACGTACGAGCCACTATTGATGAAAGAAGGTGGAAGTGTGAGAATAATCTAGAAGAATTAAAGGAAGCCATTTTAAATGGTTGTTTGACAGCTCTTCAAATGGGAGGTCCTATTTTGGGTTTCCCATTGCATTCAACATTGGTTACTGTAAACCGCTGGAATGTACCTGTGGAGGTAGCTCAAGAACAAGctttgaatttgatgaatgCTTCGCGTCAAGCAGTTCAGTCTCTcaaagatgaaaaaaaagactttTCTATACTTGAGCCTATAATGAGCACAAAAGTGTATGTGGATTCCAATGACTTAGGTGAAGTGTCACATGATTTGACTCAAAGGTGTAAAGCCATGATTGTTGAAATACAGGACCAGTCCACTCAAAACTTGGAAACTGCTGCGTGGGCCAAAGATGAAGCGGCAAAAGTATATGTACCACCGGATTATActataaagaaaaatgtcAGCAAGTTTGACGATATTGCCAATAAGAAGATTATTGTTGCTGAAACTCCGTTGAGAGAAATGATCGGTTATTTATCCAAGTTAAGAGCATTGACACGAGGTAGAGCAACATTTGATATGACTTTAATTGGAATGAGACGTGCAGTGGGCAATAGAGTGGACTCCattgttgaagaatataaattttaa